From the genome of Blautia hydrogenotrophica DSM 10507:
GCTGTTTTACCACCCCCATCTGTCCCAGCTTTCCATCACGGAGGCAAAGGTACAGGAGGATGCGGAGAATATCGACAGCCTGACCCTCTCTGCACCGTTCAACCATCCCTATCTTTCTTCCATTCAGCCGATGGCTTCCACGATTGTATGTAAGAAGGATGATCTGACCGTCTTTGAGGGGCGGGCTTTGGATGATGGCACGGATTTTTATAACACCCACACATGGACGTGCGAGTCCTGCCTTGCGTATCTGAAGGACACGATGCAGCCGCCGTTTTCCTATCAGGGGCCGCTCCGTGGACTGCTGGAGCAATTCCTCGCCGTGCATAATGCTGCCGTGGAGGAGAAGAAGCAGTTCACTCTTGGTACTGTAACGGTTAAAGACAACAACGACTATATCAGCTACAGCAATTCCGATTACTCCGTGACGCTGGACGCGATACAGGACAAGCTGATCAAAACGCACGGCGGCTACCTGCAGGTGCGTTATACGGAAGATGGGAAGGTGCTGGATTATCTGGAGGACTTCCCTGACCGGTCATTACAGACGGTGGAGTTTGGAAAGAACCTGACCGATGTGAAGATCACCCGTGACCATACGGAGCGGGTGACGGCGCTGATCCCGCTGGGAGCGAAACTGACGGAGACCGATGAGGACGACAACGAAACCGAGACGGAAACCCGGCTGGATATAACGGCGGTGAACGATGGCAAGAACTATGTGTATGATGCGGAAGCGGTCGAAGAAATCGGCTGGATCTGGACAACTGAAGTCTGGGAGGATGTGACGCTGGCGGGAAACCTGCTGCGAAAAGCCAATGCCCGGATCGCAGAACTGGCCAAAGGCGTCACCAGTATGGAACTGACCATCGTAGATGAGTCCGATACGGGTGCGGATATCGGGGATATCCGGGCAAGGATGTATGTGCGCTGCATTTCTAAACCCCACGGGATTGACGGGACATACCTGTGTCTCAGCCGGACACGGGATTATCTTGACCCTTCCGGCAATACCATCACCATCGGGGCTGCAGGCGTCCGGCTGACTTCCCAGTCTGCCAAACAAGACCAGAACATCACTTCCATTGAAGATGACCTGCTGGGGCAGACTTCCAAGATCGAGGTGATTACGGGGAAAGTGGATCACATCAATGCCCAGAAGATGTACCGGACAGAACTGGTGGTGGATGGGGTGAATATCTTCCGGGATAAGGGGCAGAAAAGCATCCTTCGCTGCCGGGTGTATTCGTGGGACAAAGAGATCACGGATACCCTTCCGGCCAGCAGTTTTGTCTGGCACCGGAATTCCGGCCGGGAAGACCTCGATGCCGACTGGGACAGTTCCCATACGGGCATGAAATCCATCACAGTTACCACGGAAGATGTGACGGACAACGCATCATTTTATTGTGAAATCACGATTTAAACAGGAGGAGATGAACATGGCAATTTTAACTTCCAGCCAGCAGACCTTTGTGGATATCACAGACCAGAGGAAACTGTCAGCTTATATTACCTCCAATCTGCCCAAGTCGCAGATTGAAGACCCTAATGTGCTGCCCCATACCTATGCGCCGGACTGGACCAGCACACCT
Proteins encoded in this window:
- a CDS encoding phage tail spike protein, with the translated sequence MSLFRVFVDGQLFYHPHLSQLSITEAKVQEDAENIDSLTLSAPFNHPYLSSIQPMASTIVCKKDDLTVFEGRALDDGTDFYNTHTWTCESCLAYLKDTMQPPFSYQGPLRGLLEQFLAVHNAAVEEKKQFTLGTVTVKDNNDYISYSNSDYSVTLDAIQDKLIKTHGGYLQVRYTEDGKVLDYLEDFPDRSLQTVEFGKNLTDVKITRDHTERVTALIPLGAKLTETDEDDNETETETRLDITAVNDGKNYVYDAEAVEEIGWIWTTEVWEDVTLAGNLLRKANARIAELAKGVTSMELTIVDESDTGADIGDIRARMYVRCISKPHGIDGTYLCLSRTRDYLDPSGNTITIGAAGVRLTSQSAKQDQNITSIEDDLLGQTSKIEVITGKVDHINAQKMYRTELVVDGVNIFRDKGQKSILRCRVYSWDKEITDTLPASSFVWHRNSGREDLDADWDSSHTGMKSITVTTEDVTDNASFYCEITI